From Candidatus Babeliales bacterium:
AGCAAAAGTAACGCTATGACTTATGATTGCATTTCTGCAGAATCATCACCATCTACGTCATCAAGATCTTGTAGTCTTTCTTTGCCTTCAAAGTTTTTACGAGCAGGTCCTTTTTTGATCAAACCTTCCATATCATGACGTTTCAAGAAAGTGTCCACATCTTGTGGGCTATCTTCCAATGAATCTGGTCGTCTGTATTCAAGCGACGCAGCAACATCCAAACGTTCAAAAATATGTTTTACGATCAATGTGTTAAACTTAAAGACGAAAATCTCTTTAAGAGCATCAAGCAATTGAATTTTTTCTGCTTTTTCAACTTCAAAACGAGTTAAAAAATATACACCGTAATCATTATGATTAACTGGGTATGCAAGGCGGTATTTTCCCCAACGATCAAAAGAAACTAACGTACCTTTATGAGCACGAACTACTTTTGTAAAATGGGTTTTAATCGCTTCAGATTCATCTTTAGTGATTTCTGGAACGGTGAGAAATAAAATCTCATATCGAAACATAAACAGACTTCCTATGTGGATTCTATGCCAGAAAACTCTGTTAAAGGCATAA
This genomic window contains:
- a CDS encoding 30S ribosomal protein S6, with product YAFNRVFWHRIHIGSLFMFRYEILFLTVPEITKDESEAIKTHFTKVVRAHKGTLVSFDRWGKYRLAYPVNHNDYGVYFLTRFEVEKAEKIQLLDALKEIFVFKFNTLIVKHIFERLDVAASLEYRRPDSLEDSPQDVDTFLKRHDMEGLIKKGPARKNFEGKERLQDLDDVDGDDSAEMQS